One stretch of candidate division TA06 bacterium DNA includes these proteins:
- a CDS encoding SUMF1/EgtB/PvdO family nonheme iron enzyme: protein MKKIIFSILAITVIAFMGCSKNNKETTNLKDGSVLIEIPAGSFSMGSNENDDEKPVHTVYLDKYYIGKYEVTVGQFKKFCNATGTTMPEQPNWNTGDNYPVVLVSWDDAKAYCAWAGLRLPTEAEWEKAARGTDGRKYPWGNEWNSSKCYSGEKGDNENNTSPVGSLPTGVSPYGAYDMAGNVWEWCNDWYDEKYYSSSPSNNPTGPSTGEFPVLRGGSFSDAQVEIRIYTRYLGCTFDKLENVGFRVAKTKDATTQEDIPPAQKVSKTKAAAIQEDIPPAQKVTKAKFTKIQEGMSYAQVVKIIGAEGEVMSSSKVEGIPGVMASITTKMYMWQNTDGSNMNAMFQNNKLMSKAQFGLE, encoded by the coding sequence ATGAAAAAGATAATATTCTCAATCTTGGCAATAACAGTTATTGCTTTTATGGGTTGTAGTAAAAACAATAAAGAGACAACTAACCTAAAGGATGGCTCTGTTCTCATAGAAATCCCTGCCGGGTCTTTTAGCATGGGCAGCAACGAAAACGATGACGAAAAGCCCGTTCACACAGTTTATTTAGATAAATACTACATAGGCAAATACGAAGTCACGGTGGGGCAGTTTAAAAAGTTCTGCAATGCCACCGGCACAACCATGCCAGAACAACCCAATTGGAATACCGGGGACAATTACCCGGTGGTGTTAGTGAGTTGGGACGACGCAAAGGCCTATTGCGCATGGGCGGGCTTGCGCCTGCCTACTGAGGCCGAATGGGAGAAGGCGGCCAGAGGGACAGATGGCAGAAAATATCCTTGGGGGAATGAATGGAATAGTTCCAAGTGTTACAGCGGAGAAAAGGGCGATAACGAAAATAACACTTCGCCTGTCGGAAGTCTTCCCACCGGCGTTTCGCCCTACGGAGCTTATGACATGGCCGGAAATGTGTGGGAATGGTGCAATGACTGGTATGACGAAAAATACTACAGCAGTTCGCCTTCAAACAATCCTACCGGCCCGTCTACTGGCGAATTTCCAGTGTTGCGAGGTGGTTCTTTTTCAGACGCTCAGGTCGAAATTAGAATCTACACCCGCTATCTCGGCTGCACCTTTGATAAGTTAGAAAACGTGGGTTTTCGAGTCGCAAAGACAAAGGATGCCACAACCCAGGAAGATATACCCCCTGCTCAAAAGGTCTCCAAGACAAAGGCCGCTGCAATCCAGGAAGATATACCCCCTGCTCAAAAAGTCACCAAGGCAAAGTTCACCAAAATCCAGGAAGGCATGTCCTATGCCCAAGTGGTAAAAATCATCGGTGCTGAAGGCGAGGTGATGTCGAGTAGCAAGGTGGAAGGCATTCCTGGAGTAATGGCGAGCATAACGACAAAGATGTATATGTGGCAGAACACGGACGGTTCAAACATGAACGCCATGTTCCAAAATAATAAACTCATGAGCAAGGCTCAGTTTGGACTTGAGTAA